In Epinephelus lanceolatus isolate andai-2023 chromosome 13, ASM4190304v1, whole genome shotgun sequence, the following are encoded in one genomic region:
- the cad gene encoding multifunctional protein CAD: MSKMASLILEDGTTFKGLLFGANVSVSGEVVFQTGMVGYPEALTDPSYCCQLLTLTYPLVGNYGVPQDEEGEFGLSKWFESSKIHAAALIIGELSESPSHWSSVKSLDQWLKEQGVPGIQGIDTRCLTKKIRENGTMLGKLVMDGTPEDSIPFDNPDKRNLVQEVSMKEPRVFNPSGSLRITVVDCGIKYNQIRCLAQRGACVTVVPWDHPLDSKDFDGLFISNGPGDPQFCQTTINNVRKVVSVESPKPVFGICLGHQLLSLVIGSKTYKMKYGNRGHNQPCIHKGTDRCFITSQNHGFAVDPDTLPNDWDILFTNANDHTNEGIVHNTKPLFSVQFHPEHMAGPTDLVGLFDVFLETVKDHKEGNTTKSVKQRLMDYLTFTGSVKPEEVSRPRKVLILGSGGLSIGQAGEFDYSGSQAIKALKEENIQTVLINPNIATVQTSKGLADKVYFLPITADYVTQVIKNERPDGVLLTFGGQTALNCGVELTKLGVLEKYKVKVLGTPVASIEMTEDRKIFVEKMEEINEHVAPSEAALSVEQAVAAAERLGFPVLVRSAFALGGLGSGFANNKEELTSLVTSAFAHTSQVLVDKSLKGWKEIEYEVVRDAYDNCITVCNMENIDPLGIHTGESIVVAPSQTLNDHEYNMLRNTAIKVIRHLGIVGECNIQYALNPESEQYYIIEVNARLSRSSALASKATGYPLAYVAAKLGLGIPLPLLKNSVTNSTTANFEPSLDYCVVKVPRWDLSKFLRVSTKIGSSMKSVGEVMAIGRSFEEAFQKALRMVDENCVGFDHTIKPVSEKELQTPTDKRIFVLASAFRAGYTVDQLYELTKIDRWFLHKMKNIADHERLLEMYSQDESALPPEVMRKAKQLGFSDKQIAQAVQSTELAVRKLRRDWSILPVVKQIDTVAAEWPAHTNYLYLTYHGTENDLCFEDQHIMVIGSGVYRIGSSVEFDWCAVGCITELRKMGYKTIMVNYNPETVSTDYDMCDRLYFDEISFEVVMDIYERENPEGVILSMGGQLPNNIAMSLHRQQCRILGTSPEFIDCAENRFKFSRMLDTIGISQPQWKELSDTESAVKFCETVGYPCLVRPSYVLSGAAMNVAYSDSDLEKYLTNAAAVSKEHPVVISKFIQEAKEIDVDAVACDGVVIAIAVSEHVENAGVHSGDATLVTPPQDLNQKTIERIKMIVHAIGQELQVTGPFNLQLIAKDDQLKVIECNVRVSRSFPFVSKTLGVDLVALATQAIVREEVEPVGLMRGKGIVGVKVPQFSFSRLAGADVVLGVEMTSTGEVACFGENRYEAYLKAMLSTGFKIPKKNILLSIGSYKNKSELLPTVQALESLGYDLYASLGTADFYTEHGVKVTAVDWPFEDDSECPTKDKQRSIMNYLEENHFDLVINLSMRNSGGRRLSSFVTKGYRTRRMAIDYSVPLIIDIKCTKLFVQALHQIGRTPPVKTHIDSMASQTLVRLPGLIDVHVHLREPGATHKEDFSSGTAAALAGGVTMVCAMPNTSPAIIDASTLALAQKLAKAGCRCDYALYLGAASDNAAILPSIASQAAGLKMYLNDTFSTLKMDNVSLWMEHFEKWPKQMPIVAHAERQTVAAILMVAQLYQRPVHICHVAKKEEILIIRAAKQKGIQVTCEVAPHHLFLCEENIPEIGDGRAQVRPMLGTHEDMEALWENLDIIDCFATDHAPHSVMEKSGDVPPPGYPGLETMLPLLLTAVSDGRLTLDDIIKRLYDNPRKIFNLPVQENTYVEVDLEQEWVIPQAMQFTKSKWTPFQGMKVKGKVLRVVLRGEVAYIDGQVLVPPGYGEDVKTWPTASVLPEPVKESPMTPEHTRPTPPREGPVRTRAPSPRRLAGESRYLLPPRIHRSSDPGLPPEMVMLPPSGAGDGYSHPPPLSRLLSPQSGPGQLPVGQVSHFQTSPLLHPLVGQHILSVRQFSKEQISHLFNVAHTLRMMVQKERSLDLLKGKVMASMFYEVSTRTSSSFAAAMQRLGGSVVHFSESTSSTQKGESLADSVQTMSCYADVLVLRHPTPGAVESASCHCRKPVINAGDGVGEHPTQALLDVFTIREELGTVNGMTITMVGDLKHGRTVHSLAKLLTQYRITLRYVAPKNLHMPTEIINYVASKGIRQEEFESIEEALPETDVLYMTRIQKERFATEEEYKACFGQFILTPHIMTVAKKKMVVMHPLPRVNEISVEVDTDPRAAYFRQAENGMYIRMALLATVLSR, translated from the exons ATGTCAAAGATGGCATCCTTGATTTTAGAGGACGGGACGACGTTCAAAGGCCTCCTTTTCGGTGCAAATGTGTCAGTGTCGGGAGAAGTTG TGTTTCAGACGGGCATGGTGGGTTACCCCGAGGCTCTTACTGACCCATCATACTGCTGCCAGCTGCTGACCCTCACTTACCCTCTGGTGGGTAACTATGGTGTACCGCAGGACGAGGAGGGAGAGTTTGGACTGAGCAAG TGGTTCGAGTCGTCAAAGATCCACGCCGCGGCACTGATTATCGGCGAGCTGTCGGAGAGTCCCAGTCACTGGAGTTCAGTCAAGTCACTGGACCAGTGGCTCAAAGAGCAAGGTGTTCCTGGAATTCAAG GTATTGACACCCGCTGTCTGACCAAAAAAATCAGAGAGAATGGCACCATGTTGGGGAAGCTGGTCATGGACGGGACGCCTGAGGACAGTATTCCCTTTGATAACCCAGACAAGAGGAACCTGGTCCAGGAGGTCTCCATGAAG GAGCCCCGAGTATTCAACCCCAGCGGCAGTCTGCGAATCACAGTGGTGGACTGTGGCATCAAATACAACCAGATCCGTTGTCTGGCTCAGAGGGGCGCCTGCGTTACTGTCGTACCCTGGGACCACCCATTGGATAGCAAAG ATTTTGACGGTTTGTTCATCAGTAACGGCCCCGGGGACCCCCAGTTCTGTCAGACCACCATCAACAATGTGAGGAAGGTGGTCTCTGTGGAAAGTCCCAAGCCAGTTTTTGGTATTTGCCTCGGACACCAGCTGCTGTCGTTGGTCATTGGATCGAAGACCTACAAGATGAA ATACGGTAACCGTGGCCACAACCAGCCGTGCATCCATAAGGGAACAGATCGCTGCTTCATCACCAGCCAAAACCACGGCTTTGCCGTCGACCCTGACACCCTGCCAAACGACTGGGACATCCTCTTCACCAACGCCAATGATCACACCAATGAGGGCATCGTGCACAACACAAAACCCCTGTTCAG tgttCAGTTCCACCCAGAGCACATGGCTGGCCCCACAGATCTGGTTGGCCTATTTGATGTCTTTCTGGAGACAGTGAAAGACCACAAGGAGGGCAACACCACCAAATCTG TGAAGCAGCGTCTCATGGACTACCTCACCTTCACGGGTTCCGTAAAGCCTGAAGAGGTATCCCGACCCAGAAAGGTCCTGATCCTGGGCTCTGGAGGCCTGTCCATCGGCCAGGCCGGGGAGTTTGACTATTCTGGTTCTCAG GCTATTAAGGCTCTCAAGGAAGAGAATATCCAGACTGTGCTGATCAACCCCAACATTGCCACTGTCCAGACCTCAAAGGGCCTGGCTGACAAAGTCTACTTCCTCCCTATCACGGCGGACTATGTCACACAG GTGATAAAGAACGAACGTCCAGATGGCGTACTGCTGACCTTCGGCGGTCAGACAGCTCTGAACTGTGGTGTGGAGCTGACCAAGTTGGGCGTCCTGGAGAAGTATAAAGTTAAGGTTCTGGGAACACCGGTGGCCTCCATCGAGATGACCGAAGACAGGAAGATCTTTGTGGAGAAGATGGAAGAGATCAATGAACATGTTGCACCCAGTGAAGCAGCGCTGTCTGTGGAGCAG GCAGTGGCAGCCGCAGAACGTCTAGGGTTCCCTGTTCTGGTTCGTTCAGCTTTCGCTCTGGGTGGTCTGGGCTCGGGCTTTGCCAACAACAAAGAAGAGCTGACTTCTCTGGTGACATCAGCCTTTGCCCACACCTCTCAGGTCCTGGTGGACAAATCCCTGAAAGGCTGGAAGGAGATTGAGTACGAGGTGGTCCGAGATGCCTATGACAACTGCATCACT GTGTGTAATATGGAGAATATTGACCCTCTGGGCATCCATACTGGAGAATCCATCGTGGTGGCGCCCAGTCAGACGCTTAACGACCATGAATACAACATGCTGAGGAACACGGCCATCAAAGTCATCAGGCACCTCGGCATTGTGGGAGAGTGCAACATCCAGTACGCCCTGAACCCGGAGTCTGAACAG TACTATATCATCGAGGTGAACGCCCGTCTGTCGCGGAGCTCGGCCCTGGCCAGTAAGGCGACAGGTTATCCTCTGGCCTATGTAGCGGCTAAACTTGGACTGGGGATCCCACTGCCATTACTCAA GAACTCTGTTACCAACTCGACAACAGCAAACTTTGAGCCCAGTTTGGACTACTGTGTGGTGAAGGTGCCTCGCTGGGATCTCAGCAAGTTCCTCCGAGTTTCAACCAAGATTGGCAGCTCCATGAAGAGTGTTG GTGAGGTGATGGCTATTGGCCGCAGCTTTGAGGAGGCCTTCCAGAAAGCTCTGAGGATGGTGGATGAGAACTGTGTTGGCTTTGACCACACCATCAAGCCTGTCTCTGAAAAG GAGCTGCAGACTCCTACAGATAAGCGTATCTTTGTTTTGGCATCGGCATTCAGAGCCGGCTACACGGTGGACCAGCTGTACGAGCTCACCAAGATCGACCGCTGGTTCCTGCACAAGATGAAGAACATCGCTGACCACGAGCGGCTGCTGGAGATGTACAGCCAG GATGAGAGCGCCTTGCCTCCAGAGGTGATGCGAAAAGCCAAACAGCTGGGCTTCTCAGACAAGCAGATTGCACAAGCCGTACAGAG CACAGAGCTTGCGGTGAGAAAGCTGCGTCGCGATTGGTCCATCCTACCGGTCGTGAAGCAGATTGATACAGTGGCGGCTGAATGGCCCGCCCACACAAACTACCTGTACCTGACCTACCACGGCACGGAGAACGACCTGTGCTTCGAGGATCAGCACATCATGGTGATCGGCTCCGGCGTTTACCGCATCGGCAGCAGCGTGGAGTTTGACTGGTGTGCAGTCGGGTGCATCACGGAGCTCAGGAAG ATGGGTTATAAGACCATCATGGTGAACTACAATCCAGAGACGGTCAGTACAGACTATGACATGTGTGACCGCCTCTACTTTGATGAGATCTCCTTTGAG GTGGTGATGGATATCTACGAGAGGGAAAACCCAGAGGGAGTGATCCTCTCTATGGGAGGCCAGCTGCCTAACAACATCGCCATGTCGCTACACCGTCAGCAGTGTCGCATCTTGGGAACTTCACCTGAGTTCATCGACTGTGCCGAGAACAGGTTCAAGTTCTCGCGAATGTTGGACACCATCGGAATCAGTCAGCCGCAGTGGAAGGAGCTCTCTGACACTGAG TCAGCTGTGAAGTTTTGTGAGACTGTGGGTTACCCCTGCCTGGTTCGTCCTTCCTACGTTCTCAGTGGAGCAGCCATGAACGTGGCCTACAGTGACAGCGACCTCGAGAAATACCTGACAAATGCTGCGGCTGTGTCCAAGGAACACCCTGTTGTCATCTCCAAATTCATACAGGAGGCCAAG GAAATAGACGTGGACGCTGTAGCCTGTGACGGGGTGGTGATTGCAATCGCAGTGTCGGAACACGTGGAGAATGCTGGCGTTCACTCTGGTGACGCCACACTGGTGACACCGCCTCAGGATCTCAATCAGAAGACGATAGAGAGGATTAAGATGATTGTCCATGCCATCGGCCAGGAGCTGCAGGTCACTGGACCTTTCAACCTGCAGCTGATCGCTAAG GATGATCAACTGAAGGTGATCGAGTGCAACGTCCGAGTGTCCCGCTCTTTCCCCTTCGTATCCAAGACGCTGGGCGTGGATCTTGTTGCACTGGCAACTCAGGCCATTGTGAGGGAGGAAGTAGAGCCTGTGGGGCTGATGAGAGGAAAAGGGATCGTAGGAGTCAAG GTTCCCCAGTTTTCCTTCTCTCGGCTGGCAGGAGCTGATGTGGTGCTCGGGGTGGAGATGACCAGCACTGGCGAGGTGGCCTGTTTCGGGGAGAACAGATACGAGGCTTATCTCAAAGCCATGCTCTCCACAGGCTTCAAGATCCCTAAAAAGAACATCCTGCTCTCCATCGGCAGCTATAAG aACAAGAGTGAGCTGCTGCCCACTGTGCAGGCTCTGGAGTCTCTGGGTTACGACCTGTACGCCAGTCTGGGTACTGCAGATTTCTACACAGAACATGGAGTCAAG GTGACAGCAGTGGATTGGCCGTTTGAGGACGATAGCGAGTGTCCCACCAAAGACAAGCAGCGCAGCATCATGAACTACTTGGAGGAAAACCACTTCGATCTGGTCATCAACCTCTCCATGAGGAACAGCGGGGGTCGCAGGCTCTCCTCCTTTGTCACCAAAGGCTACAGGACGAGACGCATGGCCATCGACTACTCCGTCCCGCTCATCATCGATATCAAGTGCACCAAACTCTTTGTCCAG GCTCTTCATCAGATTGGTCGGACTCCACCAGTGAAAACTCACATTGACAGCATGGCATCTCAGACGCTGGTCCGACTGCCTG GTCTGATCGACGTCCACGTTCACCTGCGGGAGCCTGGTGCCACACATAAGGAGGACTTCTCCTCGGGTACAGCGGCTGCTCTGGCTGGAGGAGTGACCATGGTGTGTGCGATGCCCAATACTTCCCCTGCCATCATTGACGCCAGTACTCTGGCCTTGGCACAGAAG CTGGCCAAAGCGGGCTGCCGGTGTGACTACGCCCTGTATTTAGGCGCTGCTTCAGACAACGCCGCCATCCTGCCGTCCATCGCTAGCCAGGCTGCCGGCCTGAAGATGTACCTGAACGACACGTTCTCCACCCTCAAGATGGACAATGTCTCCCTCTGGATGGAG CACTTTGAGAAGTGGCCCAAGCAGATGCCAATTGTCGCTCACGCTGAGAGGCAGACGGTGGCTGCAATCCTCATGGTGGCGCAGCTCTACCAGCGGCCAGTCCACATCTGCCACGTGGCCAAGAAGGAGGAG ATCCTGATCATCCGAGCAGCAAAGCAGAAGGGCATCCAGGTCACCTGTGAGGTGGCCCCTCATCACCTCTTCCTTTGCGAGGAAAACATTCCGGAGATCGGCGACGGACGAGCGCAGGTCCGACCCATGCTGGGAACACACGAGGACATGGAGGCTCTCTGGGAGAACCTGGATATCATCGACTGCTTCGCCACAGACCACG CTCCACACTCTGTGATGGAGAAGAGCGGGGATGTTCCTCCTCCGGGTTACCCTGGGTTGGAGACgatgctgccgctgctgctgacTGCCGTCAGCGATGGACGTCTCACTCTGGATGATATCATCAAACGACTTTATGACAACCCACGCAAAATCTTTAACCTGCCTGTCCAGGAAAACACCTATGTGGag GTGGACTTGGAACAGGAGTGGGTCATTCCTCAAGCTATGCAGTTCACCAAGTCAAAGTGGACGCCATTCCAGGGTATGAAGGTGAAGGGAAAAGTCCTCCGCGTGGTTCTACGAGGAGAGGTGGCCTACATCGACGGCCAG gTGTTGGTGCCTCCAGGTTATGGTGAAGATGTGAAGACCTGGCCCACTGCTTCGGTCCTTCCTGAACCTGTTAAAGAAAGCCCGATG ACTCCAGAGCACACACGTCCGACTCCTCCCCGGGAAGGCCCCGTCCGGACCCGAGCACCCAGCCCCCGACGGTTAGCGGGCGAGAGCCGCTATCTGCTGCCTCCTCGCATCCATCGCTCCTCCGATCCTGGACTACCACCAG AGATGGTTATGCTCCCACCATCCGGTGCTGGTGACGGTtacagccaccctcctcctctgtccaggCTGCTGTCCCCTCAGTCAGGGCCAGGTCAGCTACCTGTTGGACAGGTGTCCCACTTCCAGACGTCTCCTCTGCTGCACCCGCTGGTGGGCCAGCACATCCTGTCCGTCAGGCAGTTCAGCAAAGAGCAG aTCTCACATCTTTTTAATGTCGCCCACACTTTGCGTATGATGGTTCAGAAGGAACGAAGCCTGGACCTGCTGAAG GGTAAAGTGATGGCGTCCATGTTCTACGAGGTCAGCACTCGCACCAGCAGCTCCTTCGCAGCGGCCATGCAGCGTCTGGGCGGCTCAGTCGTCCACTTCAGTGAATCCACCTCGTCGACACAAAAAGGCGAGTCTCTGGCCGACTCTGTCCAAACTATGAGCTGCTACGCTGACGTTCTGGTGCTCCGACACCCAACACCAGGAGCTGTGGAG AGTGCATCTTGTCACTGCCGTAAGCCTGTGATCAATGCTGGAGACGGTGTCGGGGAGCATCCAACCCAGGCGCTGCTGGACGTCTTCACCATCAGAGAGGAGCTGGGGACGGTCAACGGCATGACG ATAACTATGGTGGGAGATCTGAAACACGGCCGCACGGTTCATTCCCTCGCCAAACTGCTGACCCAGTACCGCATCACCCTGCGCTACGTGGCTCCCAAGAACCTCCACATGCCAACAGAGATCATAAACTACGTGGCCTCAAAGGGAATCAGACAG GAGGAGTTTGAGAGTATCGAGGAAGCTCTGCCTGAGACGGACGTCCTCTACATGACGAGGATCCAGAAGGAGAGGtttgccactgaggaggagtaCAAGGCT TGTTTCGGTCAGTTCATTCTCACCCCTCACATCATGACTGTAGCCAAAAAGAAGATGGTGGTGATGCATCCGCTGCCCAGAGTCAATGAAATCAG TGTGGAGGTGGACACAGACCCGAGGGCGGCGTATTTCCGTCAAGCAGAGAACGGCATGTACATCCGAATGGCCCTGCTGGCCACCGTACTGAGCCGATAG